One region of Mycolicibacterium lutetiense genomic DNA includes:
- a CDS encoding endolytic transglycosylase MltG, translating to MAEKWGADKAEPEAIGPPRRGMSKAERARKARSDRKRRATRGLSLAALIMVVIGAVFLGSKLWHGMSGTTGDYAGDGLADVVIQVHDGDSTTAIAKTLQDQKVVATVKSFVDAAHQNEAISAIQPGFYKLRTEIPAASAVARLADPESRVGKLTIPEGRQLDDTADVKTKAVTQGIFALISQASCVELDGTQRCVPVDQLRAAAQSAPAAALAVPEWAAAPVAAMPNDHRRLEGLIAPGTWNVDPAGSAQDILSTLIGASATVYTESGLLDTAAAMQMSPYQILTVGSLVQREAKPQDFDKVARVIYNRLAEHRKLEFDSTVNYPLDRQEVATTDGDRAKTTPWNTYMSQGLPQTPICSPGIEALAAAEHPAAGDWLYFVTIDLQGTTLFTRDYDQHLANIELAQNNGVLDSAR from the coding sequence ATGGCTGAGAAGTGGGGTGCCGACAAGGCCGAGCCCGAGGCGATCGGACCACCGCGCCGCGGGATGAGCAAGGCCGAGCGGGCCCGCAAAGCCCGTAGCGACCGGAAGCGACGCGCCACCCGCGGCCTCTCACTCGCCGCACTCATCATGGTGGTGATCGGCGCGGTGTTCCTGGGTTCCAAACTGTGGCACGGCATGTCCGGGACCACCGGCGACTACGCCGGTGACGGCCTCGCCGATGTCGTCATCCAGGTCCACGACGGCGACTCCACGACGGCCATCGCCAAAACCCTGCAAGACCAGAAGGTGGTCGCCACGGTCAAGTCGTTTGTCGACGCGGCCCACCAGAACGAGGCGATCTCGGCGATTCAACCCGGCTTCTACAAGCTGCGCACCGAGATCCCGGCGGCCAGTGCCGTTGCGCGCCTGGCCGATCCGGAAAGCCGGGTGGGCAAGCTGACCATCCCGGAGGGACGCCAGCTCGACGACACCGCGGATGTCAAGACCAAGGCCGTCACACAAGGCATCTTCGCCCTGATCTCGCAGGCCTCCTGCGTCGAACTCGACGGCACACAGCGCTGCGTGCCGGTCGATCAGCTGCGCGCCGCCGCGCAATCGGCACCCGCTGCCGCGTTGGCGGTACCGGAATGGGCGGCGGCTCCGGTCGCGGCGATGCCCAACGATCACCGGCGGCTGGAGGGGCTGATCGCACCCGGCACCTGGAACGTGGATCCGGCGGGGTCGGCACAGGACATCCTGTCCACCCTGATCGGCGCCAGCGCGACCGTCTACACCGAGAGCGGTCTGCTCGACACGGCCGCCGCAATGCAGATGTCGCCGTACCAGATCCTCACGGTCGGTTCCCTGGTGCAACGCGAGGCGAAGCCGCAGGACTTCGACAAGGTCGCCCGGGTGATCTACAACCGTCTGGCCGAACACCGCAAGCTGGAGTTCGACTCGACCGTGAACTATCCGCTGGACCGCCAGGAAGTGGCGACCACCGATGGCGACCGGGCCAAGACCACGCCGTGGAATACCTATATGAGTCAAGGCCTTCCGCAGACACCGATCTGCTCGCCCGGCATCGAGGCGCTGGCCGCGGCCGAGCATCCGGCGGCAGGGGACTGGTTGTACTTCGTGACCATCGATCTGCAGGGCACCACGTTGTTCACCCGCGACTACGACCAACACCTGGCCAACATCGAACTGGCGCAGAACAACGGTGTCCTCGACAGTGCCCGATAG
- the ruvX gene encoding Holliday junction resolvase RuvX, which produces MPGTIDDRLPDRPGDDDPGRGRRIGIDVGTVRIGVASCDPDGILATPVETVQRDKRDRSGKHLRRLVTLIGEYEAVEVVVGLPRTLADRAGTSAVDAVALAELLARRIAPIPVRLADERLTTVSAQRSLREAGVRAKGQKAMIDQAAAVGILQSWLDQRRAALSARGEGMDG; this is translated from the coding sequence GTGCCCGGCACGATCGACGATCGGTTACCGGACCGCCCAGGGGACGATGACCCCGGACGTGGGCGGCGCATCGGCATCGACGTCGGCACCGTGCGGATCGGCGTGGCCAGTTGCGATCCCGACGGGATATTGGCCACCCCGGTCGAGACCGTGCAGCGGGACAAGCGGGACCGGTCGGGCAAGCACCTGCGCCGGCTGGTGACCCTGATCGGCGAGTACGAGGCCGTCGAGGTCGTCGTCGGGCTGCCACGCACCCTCGCGGACCGGGCCGGCACCTCCGCCGTCGACGCCGTCGCACTCGCCGAACTGCTGGCCCGTCGGATCGCCCCCATACCGGTGCGGTTGGCTGACGAACGGCTGACTACTGTGTCGGCGCAGCGATCGTTGCGCGAAGCGGGGGTCCGGGCAAAGGGGCAGAAGGCGATGATCGACCAGGCCGCAGCCGTGGGCATTCTGCAAAGCTGGCTGGATCAGCGGCGTGCGGCTCTGTCCGCGCGCGGAGAGGGCATGGATGGCTGA